The Clostridia bacterium region GGCCGGCGCAGAGGACGTTAACCTGCGCGAGGAGGACAACTTCATCGAAATCGTCACCGAGCCGGGCCAGCTGGAGCAGGTCAGGAAGGCGCTGGAGGGCAGAAGGGTTGCCGTGGCTTCGGCGGAAGTAACCATGTTGCCCAAGACCACGGTGAGCATCTCCGATCCGGAACTGGCGCGTCGAGTGTTGCGCCTGGTGGACGTTTTGGAAGACCACGATGACGTGCAGGCGGTCTACGCCAACTTCGATATCCCGGCCAGCCTGATGCGGGAGTTGGAAGAGGGAGCGGCCGCCAGTTGAGGGCGGGGTGAAAGCCGGGTGCTGGTGATGGGCGTGGATCCGGGGCTGGCCCGGACCGGGTACGGGCTGATCCGGCGGGTCGGGCGGGACCTGGTGCCCGTGGCGTGGGGATGTATCGAAACACCGGCGGGAGAACCGCTACCCGGCCGGCTGCTCATGCTGCACCGGCAGCTAGGCGAATTGTTCGGCCGTCATCACCCCGACTGCCTGGCCCTGGAGCAGATATTTTTCAACCGCAACGCGCGCACGGCCATAGAAGTCGGCCAGGCGCGGGGCGTGGTGCTCCTGGCTGCCGCCGAGGCGGCCGTACCGGTGGAGGAGTACAATCCCCTTACGGTGAAACAGGCGGTCACCGGTTACGGCGGGGCGGAGAAGCAGCAGGTTCAGAAAATGGTCCACATGTTGCTGGAGCTGCCGGTCCGGCCCGAGCCGGACGACGTTGCCGACGCCCTGGCGGTGGCCATCTGCTGTCTGGAGAGGTGGTACCTGGAAAGGAGGACGGTAGCGCCGCCGTGATTGCCTTCCTGCGGGGAACCCTGGTGAGCGCCGGACCGGCGGTGGTCCTGGAGGTCGGCGGCATAGGTTTCCTGGTGCAAGTTCCGGCCAGAACCGCGGAAATGCTTCCGCCCCCGGGCTCGCCGGTAATGCTGTATACCTGGCTGCAGGTGCGGGAGGACGGTGTGAACCTGTACGGGTTCTCCGAGGCTGAGGAGCGCGATCTTTTCGTCCGTCTGGTGGGTGTAAACGGCCTGGGGCCCAAAGGCGCACTGGGCCTTCTCTCTGTCTACGGAGGGAAGCGGCTGGTGGAAATCATAGGCCGGGGAGATACTGCCGCCCTGACCCGGGTTCCCGGCATAGGGCCTAAGCTGGCCCAGCGCGTAGTACTGGAGCTGAAGGATCGCCTGACGCGCAGGTGCCCGGCGGCCCAGACAGTTCCGTCGGGGGAAGCCGACGAAGTGCTGAACGCCCTGACCGTCCTTGGCTACGTGGCTGCGGAAGTTGAGCCCCTGGTGAGGGAGGCCCGAAGGACCCTGGGCGAGGAAAGTGCGGTCGAGGAGTTGCTGGCCTATTGTCTGAAACGTCTTGATCCCAGTCGGGCGCCGTAGGCGCGGAGCCGGGGCGAGGAGGGCGAAGGGGGCAAGAGCAGTGCAGAGGTGGCTGAGCGGCCGGGCCGCAGGAGAAGAGGAGCAGCAGTTCGAGCTGACGTTGAGACCTCGCACCCTGGCAGAGTACGTAGGTCAGGAGGAGGTCAAGGAGAGCCTCGGTATTTTCATCCAGGCGGCCCGGAGCCGCCGTGAGCCCCTTGACCACGTCCTGCTCTACGGCCCGCCGGGCCTGGGCAAGACTACGCTGGCCATGGTGATCGCCAACGAACTGGGCGTGCAGATCCGCATCAGTTCCGGACCGGCCATCGAGCGGCCGGGAGACCTGGCGGCCATCCTCACCAATCTTCAGCCGGGCGACGTGCTCTTCCTGGACGAAATCCACCGGCTGAGCCGGGTTGTGGAGGAGATCCTGTATCCGGCCATGGAAGACTATGCCCTGGACATCGTCTTGGGCAAGGGGCCGGGTGCCCGCTCGCTGCGGTTGAAGCTCGCCCCCTTTACCCTGATCGGGGCCACCACGCGGGCCGGGCTGGTGAGCTCGCCCCTGCGCAACCGTTTCGGCGTCACCCTGCGCCTCAACTTCTACCGGCAGGAGGAGTTGGCAGAGATCGTGCGGCGTTCTGCCCAAGTGCTGGGTATCGAGATCGACGCCGAAGGGGCAGAGGAAATTGCCCGCCGCTCCCGGGGGACGCCGCGAGTGGCCAACCGGCTCCTGAGGCGGGTGCGGGATTACGCCCAGGTGAGAGGCGACGGCCGCATCGATGCGCGGGTGGCCCGGGCGGCGCTGGAGCTGCTGCAGGTGGACGAGCAGGGCCTGGACGCGGCCGACCGGCAGATGCTGCTTACCCTGATCGACAAGTTCGCCGGCGGTCCGGTAGGGCTGGAAACCCTGGCGGCAAGCCTCAACGAGGAACCGGAGACGGTCGAAGACGTCTTGGAGCCTTACCTCATGCAGATCGGGTACCTCAAGCGGACGCCTCGCGGGCGGGTAGCCACGCCTCTGGCCTTCGCCCACCTGGGTCGCCCGGTCTTGGTCCAGGAGGTAATCGAGCTGGCCGACGATTAGCCGTCGGTCGCCGGGTGCCGTCCCGAGTCATCACCGGTTTGCCGGCAGCCCGGGTTTCTCCGAGTAACTGGTGGGTGCCGGGTACCGGACTCGGTGCGTCGCTGCCGCGCCAAGCCCCGCGTGAGAATGGGGCGACGAGTGAAGACGGCGAGGTGAGTTCGGTGGGAGAGTGGAGCTGGCTGGGACGAAGTCTGGTGATCATGGGGGCCCTGTTGATACTGGTGGGAGTGGTGCTGTGGGTGGGCCCCCGGCTGGGGCCTCTGGGGCGCCTGCCGGGAGACATCGTCTATCAGCGGGGCACTTTCACCTTTTACTTCCCCCTGGTAACCTGTCTATTGCTCAGCGTGGTGCTTACTTTCTTGCTCAACCTGCTGCTGCGGCGTTGAAGCTCCGGCTAGCGGTGAATCTGTGGGGGAGGGTGCCATGGGGAGGATCAAGCCGGTACTGGTCTTATTGTTTTTTTCCTGCTTTTTCCTGGTCACCGTTCCGGCCTGGGCCGGGGAAACCCTGCGCGTGGGTTTGGGAGTCGCACCCGCCCAAAGGGAGGTCGGGATTTACCGGGGCAGCTTCGAGGTGGTGGATATTGCCACCGGAGCCGTCCTGGTGGTGGCCGCGGCCGGTACCACCTGGACGGTGGGCACCGACCCCGTCGGGTTAGGCCTGAGTACCGGCGCCGGGCGGCAGCTGGGGCCGGTCGCCGGACCCTTGCTTTTCCGTCCCGTTGCTTCGGCTTCGGAAGCACCGCTTTTTTCCCTGAACGGTTGCCGGTACCGGGGTGCCCTGCGTCTGGAGAGAACGGCGGCCGGTATTCTGGCGGTAAATCTGGTGGATCTGGAGGAGTACCTGTACGGCGTTGTAGGCGAGGAAATGACCTACGGTGCTCCGTTGGAGGCCCTGAAGGCCCAGGCGGTGGCTTCGCGGAGCTACGCCCTGTTCCGCAAGGCCACCCAGGCGGCCCGGGCCTACGACGTGGGCACGGACCAACTCACCCAAAGGTACGTGGGCTACGAGGCAGAGGTCAAGTCCGGCTTTGCGCGGGTGAAGGCCGCGGTGGACGCCACCCGGGGGGAGGTCATGTACTACCGGGGCCAATTGGTACAGGCGTACTTCCACGCCAACGCCGGAGGTCATACCGAAGACAGCGAAAACGTGTGGCAAGGAGCCTTTCCCTACTTGCGCGGGGTGCCTTCGCCGTGGGATAGCTACGCCCTGGAGCGGGCACCGGACCCCTCCAGTTGGCCGGCGTACACCTACCAGTGGCAGAAGGTGCTCACCCGGGAGGAGCTTGCCGCCCGGCTGGCAGGCTGGAATGCCGCCCGGACGGATCGGCCCCAGGAGCAGATTCCGGTGGGGGAAGTGACGGAGATCCGGCTTTCTCGCCTGGGCAGCAACGGCGAACCCACTAAATCCGGGCGCGTTACTCAAGTACTCATAAGAGGTCGGGAAGGCGAGCGGGAAGTGCGGGGAGAAACGGCCCGCAGCCTGTTCGATCTGCGCAGTACCCTTTTTGACCTGCGGCCGGACTCCCGGGTATGTCTCTTGGCCGCCGGGGGCGCCGCCGAACGCCAGGAGGCAGAGGGCCTGCGGGCAGCCCATGCTCTGGGGACAAGCCCCGTCAACCCCGGAAGCAGCACCTACTGGGTAATGGGCGCAGGTGGAACCAGCCGGGAACTGCCCAAGATCTTCACCCGCCTGGAATTCACCGGACGGGGGCACGGACACGGGGTGGGCATGAGTCAGTGGGGAGCCCAGGGTATGGCGGCCGAGGGGCATGATTACCGGGATATACTGGAATACTACTTTAACCAAAACCGGAAGGACGGCAGCCTGGTCGTCGGCCCCTATCGCCCCCTTGGAGGGTAGAACCTTTCGCAGGTCGCAAGTGCGGAGGCAGCCACGGCGTTGGAAACCACTCTCTTTGATTACGCCCTACCGCCCGAACTCATCGCCCAGGAGCCGGTCGAACCCCGCGATGCCTCGCGCCTGCTGGTCCTGCACCGTTCCTCCGGCCGGATCGAGCACCGGCGCTTTCGCGAGCTTCCGGAGTACCTGCGCTCCGGGGACGTGCTGGTGGTAAACGAGACCAAGGTCATCCCCGCACGCCTGGTCGGCCGGCGGGAAGCCGGCGGCAGGGTAGAACTCCTGCTGCTCAGGCGCCGACGGGCGGGGTGCTGGGAGGTGCTGGCCAGACCGGCCCGCCGGGTCCGGAGCGGGGAGCGGTTGATCTTCGGCGAGGACCTGGAGGCACGGGTCGTAGAGGAGGGCGCGGAAGGCCGCCGGGTGGTGGAGTTCCCGGGAGGGGAGCAGGCGGAGGCGGTCTTGAAGCGTCTGGGCCAGACCCCACTGCCCCCTTACATTCGCCGTTCCTCTCCGCTGGAACGCTACCAAACGGTTTACGCCCGGGAAGAAGGTTCTGTAGCCGCTCCTACCGCCGGACTGCACTTCACGCCCGAGCTGTTGGAGGCGCTTCGTCGGCTGGGGGTAGAGGTGGTGCCGGTAGTGCTCCATGTGGGCCCGGCCACCTTCCGGCCGGTACGCACGGAAAAGGTGGAAGAGCACCGGCTGGAGCCGGAGTACTACCGGGTGTCGCCGGAGGCCGCGGCGAGGATCGAGCGGGCTTCCCGGCAGGGAGGACGGGTGGTGGCGGTAGGTACCACCGTGGTGCGGGCACTGGAGACGGTGGCGGCGCGCCACGGCCGCGTGGTCGCGGGCGAGGGCTGGGCGGACCTCTTTATCTATCCCGGACACTGCTTTCGCCGGGTTGACGCCCTGATCACCAACTTCCACCTCCCTCGGTCCAGCCTGCTCATGTTGGTCTGCGCTTTCGCCGGCCGGGAGCGGGTGCTGGCGGCCTACCGGTTGGCCGTAGAGCACCGATACCGCTTCTATTCCTTCGGCGATGCCATGCTCATATTGTGAAGAATATGGCTCATGAACGCGCCGGTACGTTTTGAAATACTTGCTACCTGCAGCGAGACCCGCGCCCGTCTGGGAAGGCTTCATACCCCGCACGGCGTGGTCGATACCCCGGCTTTCATGCCGGTGGGGACGCAGGCCACGGTCAAGGCCATGACCCCGGCGGAGCTGGAGGCCCTGGGGGCGCGGCTGCTCTTGAGCAACACCTATCACCTTTACCTGCGGCCGGGGCCCGAAGTGGTGGCCGACGCCGGGGGGCTGCACCGTTTCATGGGTTGGTCCCGGGCCCTGCTGACCGACAGTGGGGGCTTCCAGGTCTTCAGCCTGTCGGGCCTGCGCCGGGTAACCGACGAAGGCGTGGTCTTCCGCTCCCACCTCGACGGCTCCAGCCACTTCTTCACCCCGGAAAAAGCGGTGGAAGTCCAGATGCTTCTGGGGGCGGACATAGCCATGGCCTTCGACCAGTGCGTTCCCTATCCGGTGGAGCACGCCGAGGCCCAGGAGGCAGTTGAACGGACCACCGCCTGGGCGGCCCGCTGTCTGCGGGCGCATCGCCGCCGGGATCAGGCCTTGTTCGGCATCGTCCAGGGGGCCACCTACCCGGATCTCAGGCGCCGGAGCGCCGAGGAAATCGTGGGCCTGGATTTTCCCGGGTACGCCGTCGGCGGCCTGAGCGTGGGCGAGCCTAAACCCCTCATGTACGAGATCCTGGATCTTACCGTACCCCTGTTGCCGGCGGATCGACCGCGCTATCTCATGGGTGTAGGGAGCCCGGATTGCCTGGTGGAAGGCGTCGCCTTGGGCGTGGACCTCTTCGACTGTGTACTGCCCACCCGCATGGCCCGCAACGGTTCGGTGCTGACCCGGACGGGCAAGCTGGTGCTGCGAAACGCAGCCTATGCCCGCGACTATCGGCCTCTGGAAGAAGGGTGCGGCTGCTACGCCTGCCGGCATTTTTCCCGCGCCTACATCCGCCACCTCCTGAAGGCGGGGGAGATCCTGGGGGTCAGGCTGACCACCATTCACAACCTTTACTTTACGCTTACCCTCATGGAGCGGGCCCGGCGGGCAATCGCCGAGGGAACCTTTTCCCGATTCCTGAAGGAGTTTCGGCAAATGCATGCCCCGGAAGAGGGTTTGAAGGGATAGTGGCGAAAGCAAACTAGGTAGTAAGCAACTGGAAAGGTGGTGCAGGCTAGTTCATGAACAGTAGTTGGAACGTGGCCGTCCTCTATCTGGTGATCTTCTTTGTGATCATGTACCTGTTCATAATCCGGCCCCAGCAAGCGCAGCAGAAAAAACGGCAGGAGATGCTTTCCCGTCTTAAGGTCAACGACCACATCGTCACCGTGGGCGGCCTCCACGGGCGGATTACCAGGATCAAGGAGGACAGCCTTCTGGTACGCATCGCCGACAAGGTTGAGGTGGAGGTAGACAAGTCGGCGGTGGCGTATGTTCCCACCCGCGAGGAGTGAACGGATCTACGCAAACCGTAGTACGGCTGGAAGACGTTAAGCGGGATCCCGAGGTGGCAGTCTATATCGCCCGGAGCAACGAGTACCTGGGGGCCATAGGCTATACCGAGCACGGGCAGCGCCACGTTAACCTGGTGGCGCAGGTGGCGTACAACATCCTCACCCACCTCGGACATCCCAGGCGTACTGCCGAACTGGCGGCCATTGCCGGCTACCTCCACGACATCGGCAACGTGGTCGGCCGCCACAACCACGGCCAGGCCGGGGCCCTCATTGCCTACCAGATCCTCGGCCGGCTGGGCATGCCTCCGGAAGAAGTGGCCCAGGTGGTCGGCGCCGTCGGCAACCACGAAGAGGAGTACGGTCAGGCGGTCAACCCGGTAGCGGCCGCTCTCATCCTGGCCGACAAGTCGGACGTACACCGTTCCCGGGTTCGCAACCGGGATCCGGCAACCTTTGATCTGCACGACCGCGTGAATTATGCGGTGGAGCGTTCCTTCCTCCGGGTAGACGCCGAACGCAAGCGATTGACCATGGAGCTGACCATCGACACGGACATCAGTCCGGTCATGGACTACTTTGAGATCTTTCTCACCCGAATGCTCATGTGCCGCCGGGCGGCAGCCTTCCTGGGCTGTGCCTTCGGCATGGAGATAAATGGGGCCAGGTTCCTTTGACAGTACGGTTGACCGAGATTATAATGGTGCCAAAGTGCCGACCGGAGGAGCGATAGAACGTGGGTCAGCGCAGTTTTATCATTTTTTTGTTCTCGGCGGTAGCCATAGTAGTCGCGGGAGTATTGCTGCTCAGGCCTCTATTGGGAATGGTTACCTACGGCCTAGACCTCCAGGGTGGGGTGCACGTGGTGGCCCAGGCCCAGGGCAGGGAAGGTAAAGCGGTAACCGATGAGGACATGCGGCAGTTACAGTCGGTAATGCGTCAAAGGGTGGACGAACTGGGGGTCAGTGAGCCGGTTATCCAGCGGCAGGGAGCCGACCGGCTGATAATCGAGCTGGCGGGCGTGAAGGACCCGGACGATGCCGTGCGGCTTATCGGCAAGACCGCCATGCTACAGTTTAAGACGTACGACGGAAAGGTAGTGGTGACCGGTAGCGAGTTGAAAGATGCCCGGCCCAACCGGGATCCGGCCACCAACGAGCCGGTCGTGGAACTCGAGTTCAACTCCGAAGGGGCCCGGAAGTTCGGTGAGGTTACCAAACAACTGGTGGAACAGTATGGCGAAACCGACCCGCGGCGCTGCATTGCGGTATATCTGGACGAGGAGCTTCTGACCAATCCGGTGGTCAGAACCGCCATTACGGAAGGCAAGGCGGTAATAGAGGGCGGGTTTGCCACCTTCGACGAGGCTGCCGAACTGGCCGCCCTGCTGCGGGGCGGTGCCCTGCCGGTGAACGTGGAGATACTGGAGAAGCGGCTGGTAGGGCCCACGCTGGGGGAGGACTCCCTGGCCCGCAGCCGGGTAGCGGTAACGGTAGCGGTGATAGCCGTGCTGATTTTCATGATCCTGGTGTACCGCCTGCCGGGAGTGGTGGCCGACCTCTCCCTGGTGGTGTACGCGCTCTTGCTTCTGGCGGCTCTGGTCGGCATCGGCGCCGTACTCACCCTTCCCGGGATCGCCGGGGTACTGCTGTCCATGGGTATGGCGGTGGACGCCAACATCATTATCTACGAGCGCATCAAGGACGAGTTGCGGGCGGGCAAGACCCTGCGGGCGGCGGTGGAGGCCGGCTTCCGTCGGGCCTTTTGGACTATCTTTGACGCCAATTTAACCACCATCCTGGCCGCGGTGGTGCTTTACTATCTCGGCACGGGTTCTATTAGGGGTTTCGCCGTAACCCTTATTCTGGGTATTGCTGCCAGTTTCTTCACGGCGGTAGTGCTCACCCGGTGGCTGCTGCGGCAGCTGGTGCGGGTGGAGTTCCTACGCAGGCCGGGCTTCTACGGAGTAGCGGCGCGCACGCCGGCGGTTGGAGGGGGTAAGGCGTGAAGTTCCAGCTTGACTTCATGAAGTATCGTCGCGTGTATTACGCGGTCTCCCTGGCTTTGATCATAGTCGGTCTTATTTCAATGGCGGTGCGTGACTTTACTCAGGGTAGCGCCCTCAATCTGGGTATTGATTTCAC contains the following coding sequences:
- the ruvC gene encoding crossover junction endodeoxyribonuclease RuvC, which produces MLVMGVDPGLARTGYGLIRRVGRDLVPVAWGCIETPAGEPLPGRLLMLHRQLGELFGRHHPDCLALEQIFFNRNARTAIEVGQARGVVLLAAAEAAVPVEEYNPLTVKQAVTGYGGAEKQQVQKMVHMLLELPVRPEPDDVADALAVAICCLERWYLERRTVAPP
- the ruvA gene encoding Holliday junction branch migration protein RuvA translates to MIAFLRGTLVSAGPAVVLEVGGIGFLVQVPARTAEMLPPPGSPVMLYTWLQVREDGVNLYGFSEAEERDLFVRLVGVNGLGPKGALGLLSVYGGKRLVEIIGRGDTAALTRVPGIGPKLAQRVVLELKDRLTRRCPAAQTVPSGEADEVLNALTVLGYVAAEVEPLVREARRTLGEESAVEELLAYCLKRLDPSRAP
- the ruvB gene encoding Holliday junction branch migration DNA helicase RuvB; the encoded protein is MQRWLSGRAAGEEEQQFELTLRPRTLAEYVGQEEVKESLGIFIQAARSRREPLDHVLLYGPPGLGKTTLAMVIANELGVQIRISSGPAIERPGDLAAILTNLQPGDVLFLDEIHRLSRVVEEILYPAMEDYALDIVLGKGPGARSLRLKLAPFTLIGATTRAGLVSSPLRNRFGVTLRLNFYRQEELAEIVRRSAQVLGIEIDAEGAEEIARRSRGTPRVANRLLRRVRDYAQVRGDGRIDARVARAALELLQVDEQGLDAADRQMLLTLIDKFAGGPVGLETLAASLNEEPETVEDVLEPYLMQIGYLKRTPRGRVATPLAFAHLGRPVLVQEVIELADD
- a CDS encoding DUF2905 domain-containing protein, with the protein product MGEWSWLGRSLVIMGALLILVGVVLWVGPRLGPLGRLPGDIVYQRGTFTFYFPLVTCLLLSVVLTFLLNLLLRR
- a CDS encoding SpoIID/LytB domain-containing protein, translated to MGRIKPVLVLLFFSCFFLVTVPAWAGETLRVGLGVAPAQREVGIYRGSFEVVDIATGAVLVVAAAGTTWTVGTDPVGLGLSTGAGRQLGPVAGPLLFRPVASASEAPLFSLNGCRYRGALRLERTAAGILAVNLVDLEEYLYGVVGEEMTYGAPLEALKAQAVASRSYALFRKATQAARAYDVGTDQLTQRYVGYEAEVKSGFARVKAAVDATRGEVMYYRGQLVQAYFHANAGGHTEDSENVWQGAFPYLRGVPSPWDSYALERAPDPSSWPAYTYQWQKVLTREELAARLAGWNAARTDRPQEQIPVGEVTEIRLSRLGSNGEPTKSGRVTQVLIRGREGEREVRGETARSLFDLRSTLFDLRPDSRVCLLAAGGAAERQEAEGLRAAHALGTSPVNPGSSTYWVMGAGGTSRELPKIFTRLEFTGRGHGHGVGMSQWGAQGMAAEGHDYRDILEYYFNQNRKDGSLVVGPYRPLGG
- the queA gene encoding tRNA preQ1(34) S-adenosylmethionine ribosyltransferase-isomerase QueA, producing METTLFDYALPPELIAQEPVEPRDASRLLVLHRSSGRIEHRRFRELPEYLRSGDVLVVNETKVIPARLVGRREAGGRVELLLLRRRRAGCWEVLARPARRVRSGERLIFGEDLEARVVEEGAEGRRVVEFPGGEQAEAVLKRLGQTPLPPYIRRSSPLERYQTVYAREEGSVAAPTAGLHFTPELLEALRRLGVEVVPVVLHVGPATFRPVRTEKVEEHRLEPEYYRVSPEAAARIERASRQGGRVVAVGTTVVRALETVAARHGRVVAGEGWADLFIYPGHCFRRVDALITNFHLPRSSLLMLVCAFAGRERVLAAYRLAVEHRYRFYSFGDAMLIL
- the tgt gene encoding tRNA guanosine(34) transglycosylase Tgt → MNAPVRFEILATCSETRARLGRLHTPHGVVDTPAFMPVGTQATVKAMTPAELEALGARLLLSNTYHLYLRPGPEVVADAGGLHRFMGWSRALLTDSGGFQVFSLSGLRRVTDEGVVFRSHLDGSSHFFTPEKAVEVQMLLGADIAMAFDQCVPYPVEHAEAQEAVERTTAWAARCLRAHRRRDQALFGIVQGATYPDLRRRSAEEIVGLDFPGYAVGGLSVGEPKPLMYEILDLTVPLLPADRPRYLMGVGSPDCLVEGVALGVDLFDCVLPTRMARNGSVLTRTGKLVLRNAAYARDYRPLEEGCGCYACRHFSRAYIRHLLKAGEILGVRLTTIHNLYFTLTLMERARRAIAEGTFSRFLKEFRQMHAPEEGLKG
- the yajC gene encoding preprotein translocase subunit YajC, which codes for MNSSWNVAVLYLVIFFVIMYLFIIRPQQAQQKKRQEMLSRLKVNDHIVTVGGLHGRITRIKEDSLLVRIADKVEVEVDKSAVAYVPTREE
- a CDS encoding HD domain-containing protein, which translates into the protein MNGSTQTVVRLEDVKRDPEVAVYIARSNEYLGAIGYTEHGQRHVNLVAQVAYNILTHLGHPRRTAELAAIAGYLHDIGNVVGRHNHGQAGALIAYQILGRLGMPPEEVAQVVGAVGNHEEEYGQAVNPVAAALILADKSDVHRSRVRNRDPATFDLHDRVNYAVERSFLRVDAERKRLTMELTIDTDISPVMDYFEIFLTRMLMCRRAAAFLGCAFGMEINGARFL
- the secD gene encoding protein translocase subunit SecD, giving the protein MGQRSFIIFLFSAVAIVVAGVLLLRPLLGMVTYGLDLQGGVHVVAQAQGREGKAVTDEDMRQLQSVMRQRVDELGVSEPVIQRQGADRLIIELAGVKDPDDAVRLIGKTAMLQFKTYDGKVVVTGSELKDARPNRDPATNEPVVELEFNSEGARKFGEVTKQLVEQYGETDPRRCIAVYLDEELLTNPVVRTAITEGKAVIEGGFATFDEAAELAALLRGGALPVNVEILEKRLVGPTLGEDSLARSRVAVTVAVIAVLIFMILVYRLPGVVADLSLVVYALLLLAALVGIGAVLTLPGIAGVLLSMGMAVDANIIIYERIKDELRAGKTLRAAVEAGFRRAFWTIFDANLTTILAAVVLYYLGTGSIRGFAVTLILGIAASFFTAVVLTRWLLRQLVRVEFLRRPGFYGVAARTPAVGGGKA